The following nucleotide sequence is from Paracrocinitomix mangrovi.
TAATCACGCTTCAAGTCCAAAGAACTAAACTTCACATCACACAATTCTTTACCGGGATGATCTAAAGAAATTTCAACAGTATCTTCTAAACCAAACTTTTGCATAATATGCATTCTACAATAGTGCGGCCTGTTTGCAATGAATGTCTTTACAATGTTACAATGGTGATGCCAGTTCTCATAAGAAGATCCCCAACGTTTTTGGTGGTATGGCATTTCACTATCAATCGTTGCCATCATACTTTCAAATAATCTTTTGGCAGTATCCGGATGATAAACTGTGTTTAGATGATCAGCAAACGTATTAATGTATTGATACTCTAGTTTTTTATTTGATAATAATGATCTAATAATGAAGGTCGACCAAGCCGGATCTGGCCATTTTTCCGCATTAATAGAGGTAAATTTTAATAATGTATTTCTTTTATATCCGCTTGGTGCATTATTACCCAAACCTTGGTCTATATCGTAATAAACCCATCTCCATTTTGCCGAATCATTTCTTTCTCTCCAATATCTTATGTTTCCACCGGCATCTCTATTATCAGAATATACTTCGGCAATATTATACCTGATAAAATCATTGACATCCATAAAAGTTTTAAGCTTCTCAACATTTTCATCTTTTGACAAATCATGAGAACTTAAGTACGCCAACAACTTTTTATAATTGGTTGAAGAACCATGTCTTCTAACTCCATTTTGACGGAGAATGTCTACGTTGTCCTTATCAACTCCATAATTATCATGTAAATAATGCTCATTGATTTTTTCCCTTAAGTTTTGAATTCCCCAGTATTTACCGTTGATAAACAAAACAGCCGGACGATATGCCTGAATAGCTACACCAGTAGGTTTTGCCATTTGCGTCATAAAAGCATCTCTTAAATGTGTTCGTTGAAAATCACCACCGGAATTTCTGAGTATAAAATTCTTATACTCATCCATTTCTCTTTCAGGAAAAATAGGATACTCAATTCTATTATTACCATACTTTGTTCTGGCAAAAACAGCAATTGATTTCATTGGTAACATTCTACTGAATCCTCCAAAAATATTGATCCCAACTCCTTGATTAAAACAAAGTTTACCTTCTTCATCATACATTTCAATATTGGCTGATCTTTCCCAATCTCTCCAATAATTAGCTCCTAAATGCGGCTCAACTGTATCAGCACAACAACCTTCAACATAAATTCCACTTTCAAAATCCCACAAATTGCCCGGTTCAGTTGCTAAAGACACAACAGGTAAATCATACTTTCTATCACAAACATATGTGTTAGTTTGAACGGTAGATCTTTTACCATCTTTATAAGCGACAGCTCTAATTATTACAACATCATTTACTTCAAATGGTTTTGTATATCTAGCACTTCCTGATGAAGGAACACTTCCGTCAAGTGTGTAATAAATGTTAGCACCGCTTCCGGCATCCAGGGTAACTTTTGTTGGTTTTTCATATACACCCCCAATAGGATTAAAGTTAATCACCAATTCATCCTGGCTTTTTCCGTAAAAAGAAAACAATAACGTTAATATGAATAATAGATGCTTCAACATTCCTTATGTGAAATCAAAAATAAACCAATCTTATTTATAATAACTTAACAATGGCTTCATTTTATTAGCTGCTTTATGTTGACGATTATTTGCAGCTCAAATAATACTGTTCACTTTACAATCAAACATCCGCAAATAATAAATCAAATCACTAAAGTGCAGCTAAAATCTATAATTTTAAACCTATTGGCCTGATATTCGTATGTGAATACCAAAGCATTATATATTATGAAAGCATTTTTTACCTCTATTTTCTTACTTGCCGGAATTCTGGTTTTTTCACAAAACACTGATAGTACAAAAAACCAGGAATTGAGTTTGTTGTTTTTGGGTGACATCATGGGACATGGTCCTCAAATTACTTCAGCATATGATGCCGAATCAAAATCATATAATTATGATGATGTATTTAAATATGTAAAAGATATCATTTCAGAACCTGATTATGCCATTGGAAACTTGGAAGTAACTTTGGCCGGACCTCCATTTAAGGGGTATCCTCAATTCAGTTCACCGGATGCACTAGCCAAAGCATGTCAAAATGCAGGTTTAGATGTATTGGTTACAGCTAATAATCATAGTTGCGATAGAGGAGGAGATGGTATTAAAAGAACCATTCAAGTATTAGACTCACTAAACATTATTCATACAGGAACTTTTCAAGATCAGGCAGAAAGAGATAAAAACTATCCTTTGATCATTGAAAATGATTGTATGCGCATTGCACTTTTAAATTATACATACGGAACTAACGGACTTCCTTTTCCTGCTCCAACTATTGTTAATATGATTGATAAGGAGCAGATGAAAAAAGACCTGGAAGTTGCTAAATCTAAAAACGTAGATAAAATAATAGTATTTACGCATTGGGGATCAGAGTATCAGCTGCTTCCAAATGAGTACCAAAAATCAAATGGTAAGTTCCTATTTGAAAACGGAGCGGACATTATAATTGGTGCTCATCCTCATGTTTTAGAACCAATGGTTTGGGAAAAACAAGAGGCAGAAGAAGGGAAAGAATCTTTAATTGTATACTCATTAGGAAACTTTGTTTCAAATCAGAGAAAAAGATATACAGATGGTGGATCAATGTTTAAAATGACTTTCAAAAAAGAGGGAAATAAAACATTTTTAAAAGACGCCGGATACATTTTAACCTGGGTTTACACACCAACAGAGGACAATAAAAAGAAATATTATGTATTACCTGCGGCTCAGTATGAAAACAATGCTGAATTCTTTGATAATTCAGAGAGTTATGAAAAAATGAAAGCTTTCATCAAAGACTCTCGTGAATTATTTGGAACAGAAAATGTTGCAGTTCCGGAATACAAATATGTAGATGGTAAATGGCAAATACAGCCATAAAAAATGGCCCGAATTTACGGGCCTCCTGGATAAATTAGAGTAAGTATATCCTTTTAGTTTAAATTGTTATAGAATTACGTTAAATTCTCCTGTTCTTGGTATGATACTTCCATCAGTTCCAACAGCATTGATGTTGTAGTAGTATCTTCCTGCTTCTTTAGAACCATCAGGCAATTCACCATACCATTTGAAGTTAGGGTCATTAGTTTCGAAAATAACTTTACCAACTTTGTTAAAGATTTGAATGCTAAAAACCTCTATTTCTTTCATTTCTATATAGAAGAAATCATTGTCATTATCTCCATTAGGTGTAATTACGTTTGGTATTTGACTGATTTCAGAAACTCCTTTGATTTCAACAATTAAAGGATATAAATTTCCTTTCTTGTCTTGATCTTCCTTAATCTCAACCATAACAGTATACACACCAGGTTTTTTATATGTATATTCTAATTGGTCACCTTCCTTGATTGATCCATCTCCCAATCTCCATGAAACGCTTGAATGATTTTCTGCATTTGCATCAAAACTAACCGTGTTTCCATTTACTTTAAATGTTGGGTTGTAAGTAACTTTTGGTTTTTCAGTTTCCACAATTTTACCCGACTCATTTTCCTCATTTGGATTTTTAACCTCTTTATCACCTTCATTATTTCCAAAAGTGTTTTCACCATTTCCACCTACACCCTGACCGGTTCCTTGTGAAAAATCAAAGGTTGTAGACCCTTCATTTCCTTCATTAATATCAACAGAAATTGAAGTTTCAGTATTTTCATTATGATCATTTGATTCTACATTTATTTCATTCAATTGATCATTTTCTTCAACAACATTTGATTGTTCTGCACTATTATCTATAGTAGGTTGAATATTTTCTTCAGTATTAACTACTGTATTTTTGTCAATCTTCTCCGTAATATTAGGTTGATTAACAATTTGATCTGACTCTGTGGTATCATTAAAATACCAAACACTAAAAGTTGTTACAGCCGCTGCTCCAACAATTATAGCCACTTTAGTAAAAGCAGAAATTCCTCCTGCAGCTGCTCCAGAACCTGCAGCACCCCTTCCTATACTTTGAGACACATTTGCCCAAACAGAAGGATCTACGTTTGCCTCAAAATTTTCAAACTTTTGTTTGAACAATTCTTCTATGTTAATGTCCTCTTTCACTTTCTTCTACAAAATTCTTTTCTATCAATATCTTTCTCAACATTTTCTTGGCGCGAGAATATTGTGACTTTGATGTACTTTCAGTAACGCCTAACTGCTCAGCTATTTCCTTGTGAGAATATCCTTCAATAGCGAACATATTAAACACTACTCGGTAACCCTCAGGAATCGCTCTGATGATTTTTAACAGGTCATCTGCATTGATTGATTCAACAATAAAATCTTTTGAATCCAACATAAATCCAACCGAATCCACATCAACATCTTTTTGATATTTTTTCGCTTTTCTATACGCATCTAATGCAGTGTTTACCATTATTCTTCTTACCCAACCTTCAAGAGAACCTTTACTTTCAAAATCAGGAAGTTTATTAAATACTTTGATGAATCCATCTTGTAAAACATCCTGGGCCTCTTCATAATTGTTGGTGTAACGAAGGCAAACACCCATCATTTTTTTAGCAAATAAATCATAGAACTTTTTCTGAGCACTTTGACTTCCGGAAACACATTCTTTCACTAACTGCTCATCCGTCATAGTTACTCTTTCAATTACAAGACTAATGTAACTATTTAAAAGTTGCACCACCCTTGAATATTTTTAATTTAATTATCTTTACTTATCGTTAAAAACCCTGAAAAAACGCACCCTTTGAGAAGAATATTGAACAAGTATGTATTGCTAATATTTAGCATATTTTTCCTTGTAAACCCAGTGTTTTCCAAGACTCCTAAACTTAAAACCGGCAAATGGTATACTCAGTTCCAACTTTCTGAGCATGATTTTTTACCTGTCATCTTTGAATTTAAAAAAGAAAACAAAAAAAATCAGCTGTATATCATCAACGGAAATGAGCAAATTTTATTGGAAGATATTGATTTTCAGGGTGATTCAATCTTTGTTCAATTTCCCGCTTTCGCTTCAGAATTAAGAATGAAAGCTCACAGCAAAACTCACATAAGTGGAAATTGGTACAACCATGCTAAAAAAGGAAACTACTTTTTACCTTTTTGGTCCAAGCATAATTTTGCCGATAGGTTTCCAAGAAACGAAGGAAATTTTTACTTAGACGGAAAATGGGAAGTTACTTTTGATTATAAAGGGGAAAGTGAAAAAGCAGTAGGTTTATTTAATGGTGCCCAATATGGTATTCAAAAGAAAATTGATGAAGACTATCAAAGCCATATAAATGGTACCTTTTTAACGGAAACAGGAGATTATAGATTTTTAGAAGGTGCTGTAGTTAAAGACAGTATATACCTTTCAACATTTGATGGATCTCATGCCTTTTTATTCAAAGCTTTAATGAAAGAAGATACATTATGGGGTGAATTTCTTTCAGGTAAACACTATAAAACAGAATGGTTTGCTGTTAAAAATGAGAATTTTGAATTACGTCATCCTGATTCATTAACACAGGTAACAAGTGAACAACCCATTGCTTTTACTTTACCTTCAACTAAAGGAGGAAATTATACTTACCCTAATAGTGATTTAAAAGATAAGGTTGTACTTATTCAAATCATGGGAACCTGGTGTCCTAATTGTTTAGATGAAAGTATGTATCTAAAAAATCTTTACGCCAAGTATGAAAATCAACTGGAAATTATTGCGGTAACTTTTGAAACACAAAAAGAGTTAGATCAAAAATTAGAAAAAGTCAAATCATATCAACGCAACCTTGAACTTCCTTGGGAATTTTTAGTAGGAGGTGGAGCATGTAAACCATGTGCACTTGAACTTTTTCCTATGTTAAACGATATTATGTCTTTTCCTACTCTTATTGTAATAGACAAAAAAGGAAATATCAGAAAGATACATACAGGTTTTAGTGGTCCAGGAACAGGAAAATATTATGATCAATTTGTAAGTAGCATGGATGACTACATTGATCACCTTATTAAAGAATAAAATATTAGCAAGGTATTTTTGCTACTCTTTTAGCGTGTCTTCCACCTTCAAATTCTGTGTTTAAAAAAGCATCCACCATTGCAATACCATCTTCAACTGAAATAAATCTTGCTGGTAATGCTATGATGTTGGCGTTATTATGTTGTCTTGCTAGTTCAGCAATCTCAACTGTCCAACATAAAGCAGATCTAATTCCTGCGTGTTTGTTAACGGTCATGTTGATACCATTACCACTTCCACAGATTACAATTCCTATTAAATCTTCATCCTTTTCAACCATTTCTGCAACCGGATGTCCATAATCAGGATAATCAATACTTTCTTCAGAATCTGTTCCAAAGTCTTTAATTTCGTAACCTGCTTTTTTAAGGTGATCTATAATGGCTATTTTCAAAGAATAACCAGCATGATCACAACCTATTGGAATTATTTTTTTCATTGTGCTTTTTTACAAATTTATGGAAAGTGATTTTGGCTGCGAATGTGAATTGTTTATAATTATTAACATCTTTCTTCTATTTTTCCTAACTTTAGTAACCACGCTACTTTGAACAAAATTACTTTTCAACAATGGCATGGAAAGAGTTGTTAAGAAATCGTTCAATCATTATGATAAAATCAGTGACTAATAATTAGGAAAAATAAAAAATAATTTCAGCTAGAATTATATTTGGTATTTCACTGTTTAAAACAAGC
It contains:
- a CDS encoding CotH kinase family protein, encoding MLKHLLFILTLLFSFYGKSQDELVINFNPIGGVYEKPTKVTLDAGSGANIYYTLDGSVPSSGSARYTKPFEVNDVVIIRAVAYKDGKRSTVQTNTYVCDRKYDLPVVSLATEPGNLWDFESGIYVEGCCADTVEPHLGANYWRDWERSANIEMYDEEGKLCFNQGVGINIFGGFSRMLPMKSIAVFARTKYGNNRIEYPIFPEREMDEYKNFILRNSGGDFQRTHLRDAFMTQMAKPTGVAIQAYRPAVLFINGKYWGIQNLREKINEHYLHDNYGVDKDNVDILRQNGVRRHGSSTNYKKLLAYLSSHDLSKDENVEKLKTFMDVNDFIRYNIAEVYSDNRDAGGNIRYWRERNDSAKWRWVYYDIDQGLGNNAPSGYKRNTLLKFTSINAEKWPDPAWSTFIIRSLLSNKKLEYQYINTFADHLNTVYHPDTAKRLFESMMATIDSEMPYHQKRWGSSYENWHHHCNIVKTFIANRPHYCRMHIMQKFGLEDTVEISLDHPGKELCDVKFSSLDLKRDYKGIYFKNVPIQIEVKLKHDYELVGWEDDKNAGAIRTIVPKGNMNLVPIIQPKPKSKFADSLVFYEIAFFQPEADTSGDWIELYNNSNSTIDLSGWTLTERSYKKGWKVPDGTSLEPNSFIVLSENLGRFKTLYPGDSLNVIGDFEFGFSSNGELIKLYDKEGFMVDSLNYTNLFPDLGDTLFSITIPHPDSSVNNLSWLKEKPTPSYHSKAYLDYLQEEADKKYWTKVLYIGGGSFFFILVAGILFYRYSRKKRG
- a CDS encoding CapA family protein; its protein translation is MMKAFFTSIFLLAGILVFSQNTDSTKNQELSLLFLGDIMGHGPQITSAYDAESKSYNYDDVFKYVKDIISEPDYAIGNLEVTLAGPPFKGYPQFSSPDALAKACQNAGLDVLVTANNHSCDRGGDGIKRTIQVLDSLNIIHTGTFQDQAERDKNYPLIIENDCMRIALLNYTYGTNGLPFPAPTIVNMIDKEQMKKDLEVAKSKNVDKIIVFTHWGSEYQLLPNEYQKSNGKFLFENGADIIIGAHPHVLEPMVWEKQEAEEGKESLIVYSLGNFVSNQRKRYTDGGSMFKMTFKKEGNKTFLKDAGYILTWVYTPTEDNKKKYYVLPAAQYENNAEFFDNSESYEKMKAFIKDSRELFGTENVAVPEYKYVDGKWQIQP
- a CDS encoding gliding motility-associated C-terminal domain-containing protein; protein product: MKEDINIEELFKQKFENFEANVDPSVWANVSQSIGRGAAGSGAAAGGISAFTKVAIIVGAAAVTTFSVWYFNDTTESDQIVNQPNITEKIDKNTVVNTEENIQPTIDNSAEQSNVVEENDQLNEINVESNDHNENTETSISVDINEGNEGSTTFDFSQGTGQGVGGNGENTFGNNEGDKEVKNPNEENESGKIVETEKPKVTYNPTFKVNGNTVSFDANAENHSSVSWRLGDGSIKEGDQLEYTYKKPGVYTVMVEIKEDQDKKGNLYPLIVEIKGVSEISQIPNVITPNGDNDNDFFYIEMKEIEVFSIQIFNKVGKVIFETNDPNFKWYGELPDGSKEAGRYYYNINAVGTDGSIIPRTGEFNVIL
- a CDS encoding RNA polymerase sigma factor; this encodes MVQLLNSYISLVIERVTMTDEQLVKECVSGSQSAQKKFYDLFAKKMMGVCLRYTNNYEEAQDVLQDGFIKVFNKLPDFESKGSLEGWVRRIMVNTALDAYRKAKKYQKDVDVDSVGFMLDSKDFIVESINADDLLKIIRAIPEGYRVVFNMFAIEGYSHKEIAEQLGVTESTSKSQYSRAKKMLRKILIEKNFVEESERGH
- a CDS encoding TlpA family protein disulfide reductase; this encodes MRRILNKYVLLIFSIFFLVNPVFSKTPKLKTGKWYTQFQLSEHDFLPVIFEFKKENKKNQLYIINGNEQILLEDIDFQGDSIFVQFPAFASELRMKAHSKTHISGNWYNHAKKGNYFLPFWSKHNFADRFPRNEGNFYLDGKWEVTFDYKGESEKAVGLFNGAQYGIQKKIDEDYQSHINGTFLTETGDYRFLEGAVVKDSIYLSTFDGSHAFLFKALMKEDTLWGEFLSGKHYKTEWFAVKNENFELRHPDSLTQVTSEQPIAFTLPSTKGGNYTYPNSDLKDKVVLIQIMGTWCPNCLDESMYLKNLYAKYENQLEIIAVTFETQKELDQKLEKVKSYQRNLELPWEFLVGGGACKPCALELFPMLNDIMSFPTLIVIDKKGNIRKIHTGFSGPGTGKYYDQFVSSMDDYIDHLIKE
- the rpiB gene encoding ribose 5-phosphate isomerase B, which encodes MKKIIPIGCDHAGYSLKIAIIDHLKKAGYEIKDFGTDSEESIDYPDYGHPVAEMVEKDEDLIGIVICGSGNGINMTVNKHAGIRSALCWTVEIAELARQHNNANIIALPARFISVEDGIAMVDAFLNTEFEGGRHAKRVAKIPC